The Medicago truncatula cultivar Jemalong A17 chromosome 4, MtrunA17r5.0-ANR, whole genome shotgun sequence genome includes a region encoding these proteins:
- the LOC25492700 gene encoding putative pentatricopeptide repeat-containing protein At3g18840 has protein sequence MRSIIVRDLVVYRDHVQAIKSGFTSSIFTCNQLIHLYSKHGLLKDAHKLFDEIPHPNAYSWNALIMAYIKAQNLTQARAVFDSAVDRDLVSYNSMLSAYVGADGYETEAVDLFDKMQSARDMIGIDEFSLTTMVNFSAKLRLVCYGKQMHSYMVKTASDLSKFASSSLINMYSKCGLFRDACSVVSGFDGVVDLVSKNAMVAACCREGEMDMALNVFWKNHELNDTVSWNTLIAGYAQNGYMDKALALFVKMTERGVRFDEHTLASVLSVCSGLKHLKLGKCVHAWVLKNDYNSNQFISSGIVDLYCKCGNIRYAELVYAGIGIKSQFAVSSLIVGYSSQGEMMKAQRLFDSLLERNSVVWTALCSGYAKSQQCEEVFKLFRKFVTREELIPDAMIIIRVLGACATQATLSLGKQIHTYILRMRLKMDKKLLSAMVDMYSKCGNIMYAEKSFQLMTDRDRDVILYNVMIAGYAHHGFENKAIQLFHDMLKKNVKPDAVTFVALLSACRHRGLVEQGEIFFISMEDYSVLPEINHYACMVDMYGRANQLEKALEFMRKIPIQIDATIWGAFLNACQINNNTSLVNKAEEELLKIGADTGSRCVQLANVYASEGNWNEMGRIRKKMRVKEAKKLTGCSWIYVENGIHAFTSGDTSHAKADAIYSTLLCLNWKEVKQLHEILG, from the coding sequence ATGAGGTCTATAATAGTGAGAGATTTAGTTGTATACCGTGACCATGTTCAAGCAATAAAATCTGGTTTCACATCAAGTATTTTCACTTGTAATCAACTCATTCACCTTTATTCCAAACATGGTCTTTTAAAAGATGCCCACAAACTGTTCGATGAAATTCCCCACCCAAATGCATACTCTTGGAATGCCCTTATTATGGCTTACATAAAAGCACAAAACTTGACACAAGCACGAGCGGTTTTTGACTCTGCCGTTGATAGAGATTTGGTTTCTTATAATTCCATGTTGTCGGCTTATGTTGGTGCGGACGGGTATGAGACTGAGGCGGTTgatttgtttgataaaatgcaaTCTGCACGTGATATGATTGGGATTGATGAGTTCAGTCTCACGACGATGGTTAACTTTAGTGCTAAGTTACGTCTAGTGTGTTATGGGAAGCAGATGCATTCGTATATGGTGAAAACTGCGAGTGATTTAAGCAAGTTTGCATCGAGTTCTTTGATTAATATGTACTCTAAATGTGGTTTGTTTCGTGATGCGTGCAGTGTGGTTAGTGGTTTTGATGGGGTGGTAGACTTGGTTTCGAAGAATGCGATGGTTGCTGCCTGTTGTAGGGAAGGAGAGATGGACATGGCTTTGAATGTGTTTTGGAAAAATCATGAATTGAATGATACTGTGTCTTGGAATACGTTGATTGCAGGATATGCCCAGAATGGTTATATGGATAAAGCACTTGCCTTGTTTGTTAAGATGACTGAAAGAGGTGTTAGGTTTGATGAACATACTTTAGCAAGTGTTTTAAGTGTTTGCTCTGGCCTAAAACATTTGAAACTTGGCAAGTGTGTCCATGCGTGGGTGTTGAAAAATGATTACAATTCAAATCAATTCATTAGCAGCGGCATCGTAGACTTATACTGTAAATGTGGGAATATTCGGTATGCGGAGTTGGTGTATGCAGGAATTGGGATTAAAAGCCAATTTGCAGTTTCCTCATTGATTGTAGGCTATTCATCTCAAGGCGAGATGATGAAAGCCCAAAGGCTTTTTGATTCTCTATTGGAAAGAAACTCTGTTGTCTGGACAGCTCTATGTTCTGGATATGCCAAATCGCAACAGTGTGAAGAAGTCTTCAAACTTTTCAGAAAGTTTGTAACTAGAGAAGAGCTAATTCCTGATGCAATGATCATCATCAGGGTGCTTGGTGCTTGCGCGACACAAGCCACCCTTAGTTTGGGAAAGCAGATTCATACTTACATCTTGAGAATGAGACTTAAGATGgataaaaaattgttgagtGCTATGGTTGATATGTACTCAAAATGTGGTAATATTATGTATGCCGAGAAAAGCTTCCAACTAATGACTGATAGGGATAGAGATGTGATCTTATATAATGTCATGATAGCTGGTTATGCTCATcatggttttgaaaataaagCTATTCAGCTTTTTCACGACATGTTGAAGAAAAATGTCAAGCCAGATGCAGTCACTTTTGTAGCACTTCTATCTGCTTGTCGGCACCGTGGACTAGTAGAACAAGGagaaatttttttcatttctatgGAAGATTACAGTGTATTGCCTGAGATAAACCACTATGCATGTATGGTTGATATGTATGGAAGGGCTAATCAACTAGAAAAGGCATTAGAATTTATGAGGAAGATTCCCATTCAGATAGATGCTACAATTTGGGGAGCATTTCTTAATGCTTGTCAGATAAACAACAATACATCACTTGTCAACAAAGCAGAAGAGGAACTACTAAAAATTGGGGCTGATACTGGGTCTCGGTGTGTGCAATTGGCCAATGTTTATGCTTCTGAGGGAAATTGGAATGAGATGGGAAGAATAAGGAAGAAAATGAGAGTGAAGGAGGCTAAAAAGCTTACTGGTTGCAGTTGGATATATGTGGAAAATGGTATTCATGCATTTACTTCTGGTGATACATCTCATGCAAAAGCAGATGCAATATATTCAACTTTGTTATGCTTGAATTGGAAAGAAGTGAAGCAACTTCATGAAATTTTGGGGTGA